The Pirellulales bacterium genomic interval TCCCGAGCGAGCAGAGAGTCCAATGCCTCGGCCTGGGTCAGGGTCCGCGGAAAACCATCCAACAGGCAGCCTCGGGCGCAATCGGGCTGAGTCAGGCGGCGAGCGACCATCGCCAAAATGATCTCGTCGGGAACCAGGCCGCCGCGATCCATGAATTTGGCGGCTTGCAGCCCCTCGGGGGTCTGCCGTTGGACCGCGTCGCGAAGCATGTCTCCCGTCGAAAGGTGAGCAATCGACAGCTTCTCGATCAAGCGCTCGGACTGGGTCCCTTTTCCCGCCCCTGGCGGACCGATGAAGATTATCCGCATGGCGGTCAAGGCCTCTCGCTGAACTCGCCTCTTCGCCGGGCGCCAGCCGGCGCGAGGCGTTATTCCAATAAACCCCGATAATTGCGCATCACCAGGTGGCTGTCGATCTTCTGCACCAGATCGAATGCGACGCTGACCACGATCAGCAGCCCCGTGCCGCCGAAGAAGCTGGCCACGTTCGGATCGACTCCCATCACGTTGCTGATGATGGTGGGCGTGATCGCCACGATCGCGAGGAATCCCGCCCCGACGTAAGTGATCCGGACCATGATTCGCTCCAAGTGGTCGGCGGTTCGCCGGCCGGGACGGTAGCCTGGAATGAACGTGCCGAAGTTCTTCAGGTTGTCCGCCATGTCCTTGGGG includes:
- a CDS encoding adenylate kinase, whose product is MRIIFIGPPGAGKGTQSERLIEKLSIAHLSTGDMLRDAVQRQTPEGLQAAKFMDRGGLVPDEIILAMVARRLTQPDCARGCLLDGFPRTLTQAEALDSLLARENLPLDAVLELKVDDPSLVRRLAGRGRADDRPEVIRERLETYRRKTEPLIDYYGRKGLLRSVDGEGPPEEVFQRILAALDAPESN